GCGATCCCGAATTCCCGCAGCAGTTCCGCCGCCAGACCGGCGGCGATGGGGTCGTAGCTTCAGGACCGGCAGTACTCGATGCTCAGCTTCTTCACGGTCGGCCTCCGGCTCAGAATTCGATCAGCAGCTTGGGCCACTGGGCGAGCTTCGCGGTGAACGTGTCGGGCTTGAAGTCGTCGATGTGCACGAGCGTCTCTTGGCCGCCGGCGAGGATGTCCTCGAGGATGTGCTTCTGGATGCCGTTGCTGCGGTCCTCGAGCAGGTTGCGCGTGATGTGCCAGGTTTCGAAGATGCGCCGGCCTACGACGCTGCGCAGGGTCAGCCCGTTGACGATCACGCGGTCGAGGTCCTGGATGTGGAAGTTGCCCTGCTTCAGGCCGAACAGCACGACCTCGCCGCCGCGGCGCGTCGACTGGATCGCGTTGTTGACGCTGCTGTTGAAGCCGGCCATCTCCAGCGAGACGTCCGCGCCGATGCCGCGCGAGGCGTCGCGCACGGCCCGCACGACGTCCTTGTCGGCGGCCCAGCCGTGGGCGGCCGCCTTCGCCGCGTCGAACCCGATCACCTCGTCGGCGCCCAGCGCCAGGGCGAGCTCGCGGTTCTTGGCGACCGGCTCGACGCCGATGACGCGCGTGGCCCCCAGCGCCTTGGCGATCATGATCACGAACAGGCCGATCGTGCCGCAACCGAACACGGCGACCGTCTTGCCGCGCAGGTCGGCCGCGGTGCAGGCGTGCACGGCGTTGCCGAAGGGCTCCTGCACGGCGGCCACCTTCAGCTTGATCTTGCGGCGGTCGGTGGGCCACAGCACGCCGGCGGGCAGCTTGATGTACTCGGCGAAGCAGCCGTCGCGGCTGATGCCGATGATCTGGTCGCGGGCGCAGATGTGGGTCTGGCCGATCTGGCACTGGTAGCAGGTGCCGCAGATGATGTGCGACTCGGTCGAGACGAGGTCCTTGGGGCGGTAGCCGTGGCGCGCCTGCACCCGCGAGCCCGTCTCGACGATCTCGCCGATCATCTCGTGGCCGATGATGCGGGTGGTCGCGTTCTCGCGCTTGAGGCTCTCGAAGATGTGGCCCTTGAAGGCCGTGCGGTGCCAGATGCCGCGGTCGCTGCCGCAGAAGCCGGCGTAGATGATCTTGACGATCACGCGGTCGCCGTCGGACGGGTCCAGCGACTCGTCGATCCCGGGGCGGGGCATCTCCTGCTTGATGAAGCCGCGGGTGGTGTCCCACGGCATGGTGGCCTTGTCGTAGACCAGGGCCTGCATCGTCTTCGTCATGGGGGGACCTCCTTGGCGCCCGGAGAGGCGGCGGCCGGCGCGACCGTCGCCGCCCGGTCCCCAAGGTATGCTCCTTCCGCCG
This sequence is a window from bacterium. Protein-coding genes within it:
- a CDS encoding alcohol dehydrogenase catalytic domain-containing protein is translated as MTKTMQALVYDKATMPWDTTRGFIKQEMPRPGIDESLDPSDGDRVIVKIIYAGFCGSDRGIWHRTAFKGHIFESLKRENATTRIIGHEMIGEIVETGSRVQARHGYRPKDLVSTESHIICGTCYQCQIGQTHICARDQIIGISRDGCFAEYIKLPAGVLWPTDRRKIKLKVAAVQEPFGNAVHACTAADLRGKTVAVFGCGTIGLFVIMIAKALGATRVIGVEPVAKNRELALALGADEVIGFDAAKAAAHGWAADKDVVRAVRDASRGIGADVSLEMAGFNSSVNNAIQSTRRGGEVVLFGLKQGNFHIQDLDRVIVNGLTLRSVVGRRIFETWHITRNLLEDRSNGIQKHILEDILAGGQETLVHIDDFKPDTFTAKLAQWPKLLIEF